TAAGAATTACGGTTAAGTTGGCTGATCCATTTTTTAGAATTACTTCAGAAACATTATTTTCTAATAAAATTGAGTTATTTAAATCCGTTGTTAAATTTGGTATTTCAATTTGTACAGTATTTGCTTTTTCATCGAAAGTAGTTTTAAATTGGAATAAATTCGTTCGAGCTGGTGTTTTTTTTACAACTCCTGCAACATCAAATTCTGCACCATGACATCCACAAACAAACCTCATTTTAGTTGAATTAAAATCCCCAACATTACAATTTTCATGTGGGCAAACTTCATACACTGCATTAAATTTTGTTAAACTTTCTCGAATTAAAATAACTTTTCGGTTAGATGGAAGTGTAGATAATGGTTTCCCTATTCCAGAAATTGATAGCCTAACCATTCCATTTAAATTCGATAAATTAGGAAAATCGCTTAACTTAACAGTATAAATTCCTGAAAGTGTGTTTCCTTTTGATTGTAATGTAGGTGTAAGTGAACCTAATACGATAGGGGCTGTAAACGATAATACTGTTGCACTAAATAGTTTTGAAATGAAGTCTCTTCTTGAATTTACAGATTGCATTATTTAAATTATTTAAAATATAGTTTAAATTAATGACACCTTTAATTTGATTAAAGTTACAACATTAATTAAAAAAACATTCCTATATAAATACAGGAATGTTAATTT
Above is a window of Chlorobiota bacterium DNA encoding:
- a CDS encoding Rieske (2Fe-2S) protein is translated as MQSVNSRRDFISKLFSATVLSFTAPIVLGSLTPTLQSKGNTLSGIYTVKLSDFPNLSNLNGMVRLSISGIGKPLSTLPSNRKVILIRESLTKFNAVYEVCPHENCNVGDFNSTKMRFVCGCHGAEFDVAGVVKKTPARTNLFQFKTTFDEKANTVQIEIPNLTTDLNNSILLENNVSEVILKNGSANLTVILNEPSNLILSLYNINGVELEKNSIYYETSKVPLEIRFNQPSQSGVYFIEIKDLNNFREIRKFSVNK